From a region of the Spelaeicoccus albus genome:
- a CDS encoding coiled-coil domain-containing protein has product MPARPARTSLHRLVALIGATALISSVMAAPAWADPKYPSIGQIQQSKRQTAGKAGQVKALEAKLRTANDNLVAARTKAEIAAENFNAASSKLDQKQAAAARAQAKADQAESKAGKARKKVGSLAANAYRNGGMTPSMTLLLDDRGAANVLQRFNTIQHLGAQRDKVLTTAKAKKSVASQLQGQAKAAKQEQAKATAAKKSAAATAMRANAAAQAVVTKTQKTKQRTIVQLASLQET; this is encoded by the coding sequence ATGCCGGCACGCCCCGCACGGACAAGCCTGCATCGCCTGGTTGCGCTGATTGGCGCGACGGCGTTGATCTCGAGTGTCATGGCCGCCCCGGCCTGGGCCGATCCGAAGTATCCCTCCATCGGTCAGATCCAGCAGTCGAAGCGGCAAACGGCCGGCAAGGCCGGTCAGGTCAAGGCACTTGAAGCAAAGCTGCGCACCGCAAACGACAATCTCGTCGCCGCGCGCACCAAAGCCGAGATCGCGGCGGAGAACTTCAACGCCGCCTCATCGAAGCTCGATCAAAAGCAGGCAGCTGCGGCCCGGGCCCAGGCCAAGGCCGATCAGGCCGAAAGCAAGGCCGGGAAGGCGCGGAAGAAAGTCGGCTCCCTTGCGGCAAATGCGTATCGCAATGGCGGGATGACGCCGAGCATGACGTTGCTGCTCGACGACCGGGGAGCCGCGAACGTCCTGCAGCGTTTCAACACGATTCAGCACTTGGGCGCACAGCGTGACAAGGTCTTGACGACCGCCAAGGCCAAGAAGTCCGTGGCATCTCAGCTGCAAGGACAGGCAAAGGCCGCCAAACAAGAGCAAGCGAAGGCCACCGCCGCCAAGAAGTCCGCGGCGGCCACCGCCATGCGGGCCAATGCAGCAGCCCAGGCCGTGGTGACGAAGACTCAAAAGACCAAACAGCGCACAATCGTCCAACTGGCGTCACTGCAGGAGACG
- a CDS encoding VOC family protein, protein MRLDHVSYASEPDGYHATAERLAKLLGCTPVDGGIHPRFGTRNLVFPLLGGQYLEVVEALEHPATEKAPFGQAVRGRSEAGGGWLGWVVSVDDISPVEERLGRGSVQGNRTRPDGVELRWRQIGVKGLIADPQLPFFVSWQSPQTDHPSSGEPAGVGVTGLQIAGDPHRVSDWLGGSIDDPLGDIDVNWVAPHGTPGLLAVTFATPSGPVTI, encoded by the coding sequence ATGCGCCTTGACCATGTGTCCTACGCCTCCGAACCCGATGGCTACCACGCGACTGCTGAGCGGCTCGCCAAATTACTGGGCTGCACCCCGGTGGACGGCGGTATCCATCCCCGATTCGGCACCCGCAACCTGGTATTCCCGCTGCTGGGCGGCCAGTACCTCGAAGTTGTCGAAGCGCTCGAGCACCCGGCGACCGAAAAGGCTCCGTTCGGGCAGGCAGTGCGCGGACGCAGCGAGGCCGGCGGCGGCTGGCTCGGCTGGGTCGTGTCCGTCGACGACATCTCCCCCGTGGAGGAACGTCTCGGCCGCGGCTCGGTGCAAGGCAACAGGACCCGGCCGGACGGCGTTGAGCTACGCTGGCGCCAAATCGGCGTCAAGGGCCTGATCGCAGATCCGCAATTGCCGTTCTTCGTCAGCTGGCAGTCGCCGCAAACCGACCATCCGAGTTCCGGCGAACCGGCAGGGGTCGGTGTCACGGGGTTGCAGATTGCCGGCGACCCGCACCGGGTTTCCGATTGGCTCGGCGGAAGTATCGATGACCCGCTCGGGGACATCGACGTGAATTGGGTGGCCCCGCACGGAACGCCGGGCTTGCTGGCGGTGACCTTCGCGACGCCGTCCGGCCCCGTGACTATTTAG
- a CDS encoding CPBP family intramembrane glutamic endopeptidase — protein MTQGTRRPAGGRLGPEVLLVLGVSLGQSAVYSVVSIVDKLSRGPLKNQSATLNAPQSARQYIDLTYQLLDIGFALVPVALALYFLALRPDRTSEPLPMTAVMRRLGIDAGRPWRDSGWGIVIAACIGIPSIALYLAGHALGITATLVPTALNDYWWRVPVLILAAVKNGVLEEVVMIGYLMNRLPKLGWSMPVVIGVSAVIRGSYHLYQGFGPFAGNIVMGVVFALIFLRYRRVLPLIIAHSVIDLVGFLAPGILTIWPKIW, from the coding sequence ATGACACAGGGCACGCGGCGACCGGCCGGCGGCCGGCTAGGGCCCGAGGTCCTGCTGGTGCTTGGCGTCTCGCTCGGCCAGTCGGCCGTCTACTCGGTCGTGTCGATCGTCGACAAGCTCTCGCGCGGCCCGTTGAAGAACCAATCGGCCACGCTCAACGCGCCCCAATCGGCGCGACAGTACATCGACCTGACCTATCAGCTGTTGGACATCGGGTTTGCCCTGGTACCCGTCGCGCTGGCGCTGTACTTCCTGGCATTACGGCCGGACCGCACGTCGGAGCCGTTGCCGATGACGGCAGTCATGCGCCGTCTGGGAATCGATGCCGGGCGCCCGTGGCGTGACAGCGGATGGGGGATAGTCATCGCGGCTTGCATCGGCATCCCGTCGATCGCGCTCTACTTGGCCGGTCACGCCCTCGGCATCACCGCCACGCTGGTGCCGACCGCCTTGAACGACTATTGGTGGCGCGTGCCGGTCTTGATCCTCGCCGCAGTGAAAAACGGCGTGCTCGAAGAGGTGGTGATGATCGGCTACCTCATGAACAGATTGCCGAAACTCGGATGGTCGATGCCGGTGGTGATCGGCGTGTCGGCAGTCATCCGCGGTTCGTATCACCTGTACCAGGGATTCGGCCCGTTCGCCGGAAACATCGTCATGGGCGTGGTCTTTGCGCTGATCTTCCTTCGCTACCGGCGCGTGCTACCGCTCATCATCGCGCACAGCGTCATCGACCTGGTCGGCTTCTTGGCGCCGGGCATTCTGACGATCTGGCCAAAGATCTGGTAG
- a CDS encoding efflux RND transporter permease subunit produces the protein MTFLTRLSLANRAIVGLLALIIIGFGVYSTASLKRELIPSLQLPVAAVVTPYQGASPSTVEKQVTAPIEDAVKTVNGVKKVTSTSSTGNSTVTVELEYGESSDDIRTNIQRAVDGVGSQLPDDVSPTVIAGSLDEIPVVQLSASSDAGRQQFAADVKQDVLPKLRSLDGVRDATLSGEDERQVTVTLRSDDVAAAGIDPANIGKLLEAAGAVVPAGELTNDGKTLSVQVGSAVSSVKDLRDLPLPTKTGPVLLGSIADVKNEPSPKTSISRTDGKPSLGISITKAQDGNTVDVSHEVADALPGLTKDLGHHARFTTVFDQAPFIEQSIHDLTVEGGLGLLFAVIVILLFLVSLRSTIITAISIPMSLLIALIGLKIGGYSLNIITLGALTVAVGRVVDDSIVVVENVKRHLNSRASAAPLTARERMDTVLLSVREVAGAITASTLTTVAVFLPIAFVGGQTGELFRPFAVSVTVALAASLLVSLTVVPTLASWFMSGKRPKKSGTEPVDAGRAAPSNRIQRGYAPILRGVISHPVWTLILAVLIFAGTIAATPLMKTNFLGDSGQDTLSITQDMPIGTSLGATDNAAHKVEHVLADTSGIKSFQTTVGSGGNAAEAAFAGGSGGSNTASFSITLKSDADPDSVSKHLRSELGGLSGAGEVTVQGSQASFGGGTLDVVVHGGDTARLRRGADKVTRLMSGISGLSEVSSNLSNAQPVVTVHVDRDAAAQVGLTQAQIGQSVATAMRGQKLGAVTIDGTSEDIVLKSGDAPATADDLKTLPIRTAAGPSVPLERVADVKTEKAPASITRIDSERSATVSGTVDSDDLGSVTSSVTSRLDSVDLPHGVSASIGGVSQDQSDAFAQLGLAMLVAIAMVYLVMVATFRSLMQPFILLVSIPFAATGALVLLLATDTALGVPALIGLLMLIGIVVTNAIVLIDLVNQFRRSGATIDEAVASGAGLRVRPIVMTALATIFALLPMSLGLTGGGVFISKPLAIVVIGGLVSSTVLTLLLVPVLYTLLERRRERRSNRRSARRGEPSGGRPEPPRGRHAALEAE, from the coding sequence GTGACGTTCCTGACCCGCTTGAGCCTGGCCAATCGCGCCATTGTCGGTCTTCTCGCCCTCATCATCATCGGGTTCGGGGTGTATTCCACAGCATCCTTGAAACGCGAGCTCATTCCGTCGCTGCAACTTCCTGTCGCCGCAGTCGTCACGCCGTACCAGGGCGCGTCGCCGTCAACTGTGGAAAAACAGGTCACCGCGCCGATCGAGGACGCCGTCAAGACCGTGAACGGCGTCAAAAAGGTCACCTCCACGTCGAGCACCGGCAACTCGACGGTCACTGTCGAATTGGAGTACGGCGAATCTTCCGACGACATCCGGACAAATATTCAGCGGGCCGTGGACGGCGTCGGATCGCAACTGCCGGACGACGTCAGCCCGACTGTCATTGCCGGCAGCCTCGACGAGATCCCCGTCGTCCAGCTGTCCGCGTCGTCCGACGCCGGCCGGCAGCAGTTCGCGGCCGACGTGAAGCAGGACGTGTTGCCGAAACTCCGTTCGCTGGACGGCGTCCGGGACGCCACTCTCAGCGGTGAGGACGAGCGTCAGGTCACCGTGACCTTGCGCAGCGACGACGTTGCCGCCGCCGGCATCGACCCGGCCAATATCGGCAAACTGCTCGAAGCCGCCGGGGCCGTCGTCCCGGCCGGGGAACTGACCAACGACGGCAAGACATTGAGCGTGCAGGTCGGCAGCGCCGTGAGCTCGGTGAAGGACCTGCGAGACCTGCCGCTTCCGACCAAGACCGGGCCGGTGCTGCTCGGATCGATCGCCGACGTGAAGAACGAGCCGAGCCCGAAAACGAGCATTTCGCGCACCGACGGCAAACCGTCGCTGGGAATCTCGATCACCAAGGCGCAAGACGGGAACACCGTCGACGTCTCGCACGAAGTCGCCGATGCGCTCCCGGGATTGACCAAGGATCTCGGCCATCACGCACGGTTCACCACCGTGTTCGATCAGGCTCCGTTCATCGAACAATCGATCCACGACCTCACCGTCGAAGGCGGACTCGGTCTGCTGTTCGCCGTGATAGTGATCTTGCTCTTCCTGGTGTCGCTGCGCTCGACGATCATCACCGCCATTTCGATACCGATGTCGCTCTTGATTGCGTTGATCGGCTTGAAGATCGGCGGCTATTCGCTCAACATCATCACGCTTGGCGCGTTGACCGTCGCGGTCGGCAGGGTCGTCGACGATTCGATAGTCGTCGTCGAGAACGTGAAACGTCATTTGAACTCGCGCGCATCGGCAGCGCCCCTCACGGCGCGGGAGCGGATGGACACGGTGCTGCTGTCGGTGCGCGAAGTCGCCGGCGCCATCACGGCCTCCACTCTCACCACTGTCGCCGTCTTCCTGCCGATCGCGTTCGTCGGCGGTCAGACCGGTGAACTGTTCCGCCCGTTCGCCGTCAGCGTGACCGTCGCGCTCGCGGCATCGCTCCTGGTCTCGCTCACCGTCGTGCCGACACTTGCCAGCTGGTTCATGTCCGGCAAACGACCGAAAAAGTCCGGAACCGAACCCGTCGATGCCGGGCGGGCCGCACCGTCGAATAGGATTCAGCGCGGCTACGCGCCGATATTGCGCGGCGTCATCAGCCACCCGGTCTGGACGCTGATCCTGGCGGTCCTGATCTTTGCCGGCACTATTGCGGCCACCCCGCTGATGAAGACGAACTTCTTGGGCGATTCCGGCCAGGACACCTTGTCCATCACCCAGGACATGCCGATCGGCACGAGTTTGGGAGCCACCGACAACGCAGCGCACAAGGTTGAGCACGTGCTTGCGGACACCTCCGGTATCAAGTCCTTTCAGACGACCGTCGGTTCCGGGGGCAATGCCGCCGAAGCCGCGTTCGCGGGCGGTTCGGGCGGGTCCAACACCGCAAGCTTTTCCATCACACTGAAGTCGGACGCCGATCCGGACTCCGTGTCGAAGCACTTGCGTAGCGAGCTGGGCGGCTTGTCCGGCGCCGGCGAAGTCACGGTGCAAGGATCCCAGGCCTCGTTTGGCGGGGGCACGCTCGACGTCGTGGTACACGGCGGGGACACCGCCAGGCTGCGCCGGGGAGCCGACAAGGTCACGCGGTTGATGTCGGGGATCTCCGGGCTTTCCGAAGTCTCGAGCAATTTGTCCAACGCGCAGCCGGTCGTCACGGTGCACGTCGACCGGGACGCGGCCGCGCAGGTCGGACTGACACAGGCGCAGATCGGGCAAAGCGTTGCCACGGCGATGCGCGGGCAAAAGCTCGGCGCCGTCACCATCGACGGCACGAGCGAGGACATCGTGCTGAAATCGGGCGATGCCCCGGCCACGGCCGATGATCTGAAGACGCTTCCGATCAGGACTGCGGCCGGCCCGTCGGTGCCGCTCGAGCGCGTCGCCGACGTGAAGACCGAAAAAGCGCCGGCGTCCATCACCAGGATCGACTCCGAGCGCTCGGCCACGGTGTCCGGCACCGTTGACTCCGACGACCTCGGCTCGGTGACATCCTCGGTGACGAGCAGACTCGACTCGGTCGACTTGCCGCACGGCGTCAGCGCGTCGATCGGCGGCGTGAGCCAGGATCAGTCCGACGCGTTCGCCCAACTCGGACTTGCCATGCTGGTGGCGATCGCGATGGTCTACCTCGTCATGGTTGCGACGTTCCGCAGCTTGATGCAGCCGTTCATCCTGCTTGTCTCGATCCCGTTCGCGGCAACCGGAGCGCTCGTGCTGCTACTTGCCACGGACACGGCGCTGGGCGTACCCGCGCTGATCGGCCTGCTCATGCTCATCGGCATCGTCGTGACGAACGCCATTGTGTTGATCGACCTGGTGAACCAGTTCCGTCGATCCGGGGCGACTATCGACGAGGCGGTGGCGTCCGGTGCCGGGTTGCGCGTCAGGCCGATAGTGATGACGGCGCTTGCGACAATCTTCGCGCTGCTGCCGATGTCGCTCGGCCTGACGGGCGGCGGGGTCTTCATTTCCAAGCCGCTGGCCATCGTCGTCATCGGCGGACTCGTCTCCTCGACGGTGCTCACGCTGCTGTTGGTGCCGGTGCTCTACACCTTGTTGGAACGCCGCCGTGAACGGCGCAGCAATCGCAGAAGCGCGCGGAGGGGCGAACCGTCGGGAGGGCGGCCGGAGCCCCCGCGCGGCAGGCACGCGGCGCTCGAAGCGGAATAA
- a CDS encoding molybdopterin-dependent oxidoreductase yields the protein MTDPPHAEPAPSRWRHSAAGLLAGAVALAIGQLVSALVSPAASPVFAVGSAVVDLLPAGLKEFAIQTFGSSDKAAFFVAMGIIMAALMATAGLIERPRYPFGSALFIVFGILGMIAASARADATLAASVPSLIGVIAGVIALRVLTGRLDARRVLPGIWARRTFLQVGTGSAVVAAAAWAGSGVAGAGSRRAASSRSALTLPKPAVRAKIPDGAQLTGMTAFITPAKTFYRVDTALQLPEVDAADWQLTVHGMVRRPVRITMDDLLALPLVERVVTLACVSNTVGGDLIGNAVWLGYPVRDLLDRAGVKSGADMVLSKSTDGFTAGTPLSAMNDDNRDAIVAVGMNGKPLPIAHGFPARLVVPGLYGYVSATKWVTDLELTRFDRQTGYWTMRGWSARGPIKIGSRIDVPASEASVRAGDVDVAGIAWAQHTGISRVEVRIDGGAWKTAELADVPNTDTWRQWHLPWRAVRGRHELTVRATDAHGKVQTSTRAAPAPNGASGYASINVDVTG from the coding sequence ATGACCGATCCGCCGCACGCCGAACCTGCACCGTCCCGGTGGCGACATTCCGCGGCCGGGCTGCTGGCCGGCGCCGTCGCATTGGCAATTGGACAGCTCGTCTCGGCACTCGTGTCGCCGGCCGCCTCCCCGGTGTTCGCAGTAGGATCGGCCGTCGTCGACCTGCTGCCGGCCGGGCTGAAGGAATTCGCCATCCAAACCTTCGGCAGCAGCGACAAAGCGGCATTCTTCGTCGCCATGGGAATCATCATGGCGGCGCTGATGGCAACGGCCGGCCTCATCGAACGTCCGCGCTACCCGTTCGGGTCCGCCCTATTCATAGTCTTTGGGATCCTCGGCATGATCGCGGCCAGTGCCCGGGCCGACGCCACGCTTGCCGCCTCGGTGCCGTCGCTGATCGGCGTCATTGCCGGAGTGATAGCCCTGCGTGTGCTGACCGGCCGGCTCGATGCCCGCCGCGTGCTTCCCGGCATATGGGCGCGCCGGACTTTCTTACAGGTCGGCACGGGCTCGGCGGTCGTTGCCGCGGCTGCCTGGGCGGGGTCCGGGGTGGCGGGCGCCGGATCGCGCCGCGCCGCTTCGAGCCGGTCGGCCCTGACGCTGCCGAAGCCGGCCGTCCGGGCGAAGATTCCGGACGGCGCGCAGTTGACGGGGATGACCGCGTTCATCACGCCGGCCAAGACGTTTTACCGGGTCGACACCGCCTTGCAGCTGCCCGAGGTGGACGCGGCCGACTGGCAGCTGACCGTCCACGGCATGGTCCGTCGTCCGGTACGCATCACCATGGACGACCTCTTGGCGCTGCCGCTCGTCGAACGGGTCGTCACGCTCGCGTGCGTGTCCAATACCGTCGGCGGCGATCTCATCGGCAACGCCGTCTGGCTCGGCTACCCGGTCCGCGACCTGCTCGACCGCGCCGGCGTGAAATCCGGCGCCGATATGGTCCTGTCAAAAAGCACGGACGGCTTCACGGCCGGGACGCCGCTGTCGGCAATGAACGATGACAACAGGGACGCCATAGTGGCAGTCGGCATGAACGGCAAGCCCCTGCCCATTGCGCACGGATTCCCGGCACGTCTGGTGGTTCCGGGCCTGTACGGATACGTGTCGGCGACCAAATGGGTGACCGATCTGGAACTGACGCGGTTCGACCGGCAAACCGGATACTGGACGATGCGCGGATGGTCGGCCCGCGGCCCGATCAAGATCGGCTCACGCATCGACGTGCCGGCGTCCGAGGCGTCCGTGCGCGCCGGGGACGTCGACGTGGCCGGAATCGCGTGGGCACAGCACACGGGCATTTCGCGGGTCGAGGTGCGCATCGACGGCGGCGCGTGGAAAACTGCCGAGCTGGCCGACGTGCCGAACACCGACACGTGGCGTCAATGGCACCTGCCGTGGCGTGCCGTCCGCGGCAGACACGAGCTCACCGTGCGCGCCACCGACGCTCACGGCAAGGTGCAGACTTCGACGCGCGCGGCCCCGGCTCCGAACGGCGCCAGCGGGTACGCGAGCATCAACGTCGACGTCACGGGGTGA
- the msrA gene encoding peptide-methionine (S)-S-oxide reductase MsrA — MRTYVLGGGCFWCLDAVYQQTTGVKSVVSGYTGGSGKPDYESVASGRTGHAEVVAVTFDEEIVPPDVVLGLFFVSHDPTSLNRQGYDVGTQYRSSMFYADDLDKADFLAARDAAAADWPNPIVTEIEPLGEFYPGEDVHQNFYAEHPFAGYCQVIINPKLAKARKHYAAWLS, encoded by the coding sequence ATGAGGACGTATGTGCTCGGCGGGGGATGCTTTTGGTGTCTGGACGCCGTCTATCAACAGACCACCGGCGTGAAGTCCGTGGTATCGGGCTATACCGGCGGGTCGGGAAAGCCCGACTACGAATCGGTGGCCTCCGGCCGCACCGGGCACGCCGAAGTGGTTGCCGTCACCTTTGACGAGGAGATCGTGCCGCCCGACGTCGTGCTCGGCCTGTTTTTCGTTTCGCACGACCCGACAAGTCTCAACCGGCAAGGCTATGACGTGGGCACCCAATACCGGTCGTCCATGTTCTACGCCGACGACCTGGACAAGGCGGATTTCCTTGCCGCCCGGGATGCTGCGGCCGCGGACTGGCCGAACCCCATAGTGACCGAGATAGAGCCGCTCGGAGAGTTCTACCCGGGCGAGGACGTGCACCAGAATTTCTACGCCGAACATCCGTTCGCCGGTTACTGCCAGGTCATCATCAACCCCAAGCTCGCCAAGGCCCGGAAGCACTACGCGGCATGGCTGAGCTGA
- a CDS encoding HpcH/HpaI aldolase/citrate lyase family protein, giving the protein MPALSDCPAWLFCPADRPDRYSKAAAAADVVIVDLEDAVAASDKAGARTAVQGSELDPARTVIRINPAGTRAHELDVAMLRQTRYTTVMLPKADSAAAVSELAPWNVVALIETPLGVVRAAEIAAAQGTIGMMWGAEDLVASLGGGSSRRQNGEYRDVARHARSVTLVAAAAFDRFALDAVHLDIADEAGLADEARDGCAVGFSGTACIHPSQVPTVRSAYRPTAQQTAWAERVLAAAQGERGVFSFDGTMVDAPVLRHAEQIVHRAGRE; this is encoded by the coding sequence ATGCCCGCACTGAGTGACTGCCCGGCATGGCTGTTCTGCCCGGCCGACAGGCCCGACCGCTATTCGAAGGCGGCCGCAGCGGCGGACGTCGTGATCGTCGACCTCGAGGACGCAGTGGCCGCGTCGGACAAGGCCGGTGCCAGAACGGCCGTGCAGGGCTCCGAACTCGACCCGGCACGGACGGTGATCCGCATCAACCCGGCAGGTACCCGTGCCCACGAGCTCGACGTGGCAATGCTGCGCCAGACCCGGTACACCACAGTGATGCTGCCCAAGGCCGATTCGGCCGCCGCCGTATCCGAACTGGCCCCGTGGAACGTGGTCGCGCTCATTGAAACTCCGCTGGGCGTCGTCCGGGCCGCCGAGATCGCGGCCGCCCAGGGCACCATCGGCATGATGTGGGGAGCAGAGGACCTCGTGGCGAGCTTGGGAGGCGGCTCCAGCCGCCGGCAAAACGGCGAGTATCGCGATGTGGCCCGGCACGCCCGCAGCGTGACGCTCGTTGCCGCTGCCGCGTTCGACAGGTTCGCGCTGGACGCCGTACACCTGGATATCGCCGATGAAGCCGGACTCGCCGACGAAGCTCGCGACGGGTGCGCCGTCGGCTTCTCCGGCACGGCGTGCATTCACCCGTCCCAAGTGCCGACGGTGCGGTCGGCCTACCGGCCCACGGCGCAGCAGACTGCTTGGGCCGAGCGAGTGCTCGCCGCCGCGCAAGGCGAACGCGGCGTGTTCAGCTTTGACGGCACGATGGTCGATGCGCCGGTGCTGCGCCATGCCGAACAGATCGTGCACCGCGCCGGCCGAGAATGA
- a CDS encoding MaoC family dehydratase, translated as MPDDERAAVVQRGLYFEEFDTGVVYKHRPGRTVTEADNTFFTAMTMNTQPLHLDAAASADEPFGQRLVNSMFTLSTLVGLSVAQLTLGTIVANLGFSSVNFPHPVFHGDTLYAETIVEDKRMSKSRPGEGIVTLRHTARNQNGDVVAVATRATLVQCRPATPAPTNEE; from the coding sequence ATGCCCGACGACGAACGCGCCGCAGTGGTCCAGCGCGGCCTCTATTTCGAAGAATTCGACACCGGAGTGGTGTACAAGCACCGTCCCGGACGTACCGTCACCGAAGCGGACAACACGTTCTTCACGGCCATGACCATGAACACGCAGCCGCTGCATCTGGACGCGGCCGCGAGCGCCGACGAGCCGTTCGGGCAGCGCCTCGTGAACTCGATGTTCACATTGTCCACGCTTGTCGGGCTGTCTGTCGCACAATTGACCCTCGGCACGATCGTCGCCAATCTCGGTTTCTCATCGGTGAACTTCCCGCACCCGGTCTTCCACGGCGACACGCTGTACGCCGAAACGATTGTGGAGGACAAGCGGATGTCGAAGAGCCGGCCGGGAGAGGGCATCGTGACCTTGCGGCACACCGCCCGCAACCAGAACGGCGATGTCGTCGCCGTGGCCACCCGGGCTACCCTTGTGCAATGCCGTCCGGCAACGCCGGCGCCAACGAACGAGGAGTGA
- a CDS encoding acyl-CoA dehydrogenase family protein produces the protein MSTHGFALGNLPDEYEDLRSTVEEFTREVVAPVSAEHDAAKTFPYEVVSGMADMGLFGLPISEEYGGMGGDYFALSLAIEELARVDQSVAITLEAGCSLGAMPIYRFGTDEQKQKYLPALAAGTSLGGFGLTEPGAGSDAGGTRTTARLDGGEWVVNGNKQFITNSGTDITSLVTVTAVTGTTTGKDGNEKPEISTIIVPSGTPGFTAEPAYNKVGWNASDTHPLTFDDVRVPEENLLGRRGRGYAHFLSILDEGRIAVAALAVGAAQGCVDESVKYAREREAFGKPIGDNQAIAFKIARMEARTMTARAAYYSAAARMLAGKPFKKDASVAKMIAGEAAMDNARDATQIHGGYGFMNDYVVSRHYRDSKILEIGEGTTEVQLLLIARSLGL, from the coding sequence ATGAGCACGCACGGATTTGCCCTGGGAAATTTGCCGGACGAATACGAAGACCTGCGGTCCACTGTCGAAGAATTCACCCGCGAGGTCGTCGCGCCGGTATCGGCCGAGCACGACGCGGCCAAGACGTTCCCGTACGAAGTCGTCAGCGGCATGGCGGACATGGGCCTTTTCGGCCTGCCCATCAGCGAGGAATACGGCGGCATGGGCGGCGACTACTTTGCTCTCAGTCTCGCCATTGAAGAACTGGCCAGGGTCGACCAGTCGGTGGCCATCACCCTAGAGGCGGGGTGCTCGCTCGGCGCCATGCCCATTTACCGGTTCGGCACCGATGAGCAAAAGCAAAAGTATCTGCCGGCGCTGGCCGCAGGAACCAGCCTCGGCGGATTCGGCCTGACCGAGCCGGGCGCCGGATCGGACGCCGGCGGCACCAGAACCACCGCGCGGCTCGACGGCGGCGAATGGGTGGTCAACGGAAACAAGCAGTTCATCACCAATTCCGGCACCGACATCACGTCGCTGGTCACCGTGACGGCCGTGACCGGAACCACGACCGGAAAAGACGGCAATGAAAAGCCGGAGATCTCGACGATCATTGTGCCGTCCGGTACGCCCGGCTTCACTGCCGAACCGGCATACAACAAGGTGGGGTGGAACGCCTCCGACACTCATCCGCTGACCTTCGACGACGTCCGCGTTCCGGAGGAGAATCTGCTGGGCCGACGCGGCCGCGGATACGCCCACTTCCTGTCCATCCTTGATGAAGGCCGCATTGCCGTGGCGGCGCTCGCCGTCGGAGCGGCCCAGGGATGCGTCGACGAAAGCGTCAAATACGCCCGCGAACGGGAAGCGTTCGGCAAGCCCATCGGCGACAACCAGGCAATCGCGTTCAAGATCGCCCGGATGGAAGCACGCACCATGACGGCTCGCGCGGCCTACTATTCGGCAGCCGCCAGGATGCTGGCCGGCAAGCCGTTCAAAAAGGACGCGTCGGTGGCAAAGATGATCGCCGGCGAAGCCGCAATGGACAATGCGCGCGATGCCACCCAGATCCACGGCGGTTACGGTTTCATGAACGACTACGTCGTATCCCGGCACTACCGGGATTCGAAGATCTTGGAAATCGGCGAAGGAACCACCGAGGTCCAGCTCTTGCTCATCGCCCGGTCCCTCGGCCTGTAG